AGAAGCCGAGAAACTTGCCTGGTCCCGGTACGACGATAGCCTCTACGCGCCCGTGACGCAGATCGATCTCCAAATCTGAAATTTGCCCAAGCCGTTTCCCATCAAGAATATTCACCACTTCTTTGGTCTGGAAGTCAGAGATTTTTACCATTCTTCCTCACCTTCTTTTCTCCGTTACTTACAGTATATGAGTCCAAAGAGGAATATGTCCGCTTCTTTGCCAAAAAGTAAGTCGATTGAAAACGAATGCTTCCGCTCGTACAAAAAACCCGAACGGTACAAGACCGCCGGGTCACCTATGTGGTTTCTCATTACGATTGAACGTGCTTTTGCATATGGGCAATTGCCGCTTTTTCTAATCGGGAGACCTGTGCCTGTGAAATACCGATTTCCTCTGCTACTTCCATCTGCGTTTTTCCTTCGTAAAAGCGCATGGATAATATCATTTTTTCTCGGTCACCTAGCCGCTGCATTCCCTCACGAAGCGCAATTTCCTCGACCCACGTGACATCTTTGTTCTTCTCGTCACTAATCTGATCCATGACATAAATCGGATCGCCACCATCCTGATAAATCGGTTCAAACAATGAAACCGGATCCTGGATCGCATCGAGTGCAAACACGACATCTTCTTTGGCTACGTTCAATTCCTGAGAAATCTCGATAATGGTAGGCTCTCGCGAATGTTTGTTGGTCAGATTGTCACGCACCTGCAAGGCCTTGTACGCGATATCTCGCAAAGAACGGGAAACGCGAATCGGATTGTTGTCCCGTAAATAGCGTCGAATTTCTCCGATGATCATTGGTACGGCATACGTGGAAAACTTCACATTTTGCCCGAGATCAAAGTTGTCGATCGCTTTCATCAACCCGATGCAGCCCACTTGAAACAAGTCATCCACGAACTCCCCGCGATTGTTGAACCGTTGGATTACGCTCAGCACCAGTCGCAAGTTGCCGTTGACCAGCTTTTCGCGGGCTGCCAACTCCCCACTTTGCAGGCGCTCAAACAATTCCCGCATCTCTTTGTTTGTCAACACCGGAAGCTTGGAGGTATCTACCCCGCATATCTCTACCTTATTGCGCGTCACGTCTTTCCCTCCTCGAAGCAAGAAAAAAGTCCCTAACCCGGTTGTCTTGAAAGGCCGCGTAACTGACGCGTAGCCGACCAAGAAGGTGGCAAAAACCACCATCTGTTTCGGTTTAGGAACAGTATCCCCCCAAGCTGGGAAAATATGCGTTAGACCATCTTGTTGAATTCTTTTCGCAACCGTTTTATAATTCGCTTTTCCAAACGGGAAATATACGACTGTGAGATACCCAACAAATCCGCAACATCCTTTTGTGTCTTTTCCTCTTCTCCTGCTAAGCCGAAGCGCAGCTCCATGATAATTCTCTCGCGGTCAGACAGTTTATCCAGTGCTTTTTTCAGCAGCTTTCGATCCACTTGGTCCTCGATGTTTTTATAGATCGTGTCATTCTCCGTACCCAAAACATCTGAGAGCAACAGTTCATTGCCGTCCCAGTCAATGTTAAGCGGTTCATCAAAAGATACCTCTGAGCGAATTTTATTATTGCGGCGAAGATACATGAGGATTTCGTTTTCAATACAACGAGAAGCATATGTTGCCAGCTTGATGTTCTTGTCTGGATCAAAGGTATTCACTGCCTTGATCAAGCCGATGGTGCCAATGCTGACCAAGTCCTCAATGTTAATTCCCGTATTCTCAAACTTGCGGGCGATGTAAACGACCAGACGAAGATTGCGTTCAATCAACATACCGCGGACAGCCGGATCACCGGACGGAAGTCGTCCGAGCAGCAGCTCCTCTTCTTCTCTGGTCAACGGTGGAGGCAATGCTTCACTCCCGCCAATATAATAGACTTCTTCGGCGCGTACACCAAGCCAGAGCAAGATTCGGTACCAGGTCAACTGGAGTTGTAGGCGAAGTTTTACATACATGATTAGCCCTCCTGTTTGAGAATAAAGGTTGATTCTTCCGCTTCATAAGTTTCCATCATGGCTGGGTGCACGATGGCCTGATACTTACCGTCAGCGGCCAATGGGATGGGGTTAAGCCCGATCAGCACCCGTTCTGTTTCAAAACGAATCCCATCTTGCACGACCATGACATGGTCTGGTTTGATTGCGAGTAAAAAATCCATCCCTCTTGACACGCTGCGATACGGGATCAAGCGTACCCGCGACTGCCATTCCAGCGGCAGATGGTCCCAAGATCCGTCCAGCTTCTCCCACACTCCACCGTTTTCATCGGCTTGTCGGAGAAGCGACGGCGGAAGCAAATGTGCGAACATGCGATTTTCCATTATCATGACGGGTATGCGTGTAATCGGTTCGTGGAGCTGGTTTCCTGTATCCACAAGTCCACGGCAAATGACTTTTTCCCCAGCTAACGTAACGACGACATCAACGAGAAAGGTTTCGATTCTTCGCGGCTCCTGAATCGCGCGGTAGCTCCTTTTCCCGAGGAAAAAGATCAGGATAAACCCAATCAAAACAATCGCCAAAGTAGGCTTGAACCCAACGCCAAATCCATCATTATGCGTGACAACCAGTCCATTTACAATTTCACTCTGCGGTGCCAAAAAATACTGTAGCCCAAGCACTCCTCCTCCGAACACAAATGCGACAAAGTAAAAAATGATCAAGTTTTGCGCAAAAGACAACAACCTCCTATTCCCAAAAGCAATCCACAGCATGATGACAGAAAAGAGCAGTTTGACCCACCATTGATACATCGGAGAAAACACAGGAAAAAAGAAAAAGACCAGATACGCGGAGCCAAACAGGGAGGCAAGTATCATTCTCCACCACACCATGCGCTCTTTACGAAAATAAGCAGTAAACCAGAGTAACAAGGTATCAATAGCTACATTCAGGAGTAGAATGATATCAAGATACACAACCACTTGCTTTCCCCCTCATCTTCTGACCGACTTGGCAGCAAGCATATGTCCTAGCAAAAATGGTAAATAGTAGGACGACTTCTATCAGTAAAAGCAGTATATATCAATGTGTATGTAAAGTCTGTCAATTCTTGACGGTGTTTTTTTGGTTTTTTTGTCTAACATTTTTCAGCTAATCAACGAAAAAAAGCCTTGTCCCCACTGACGGGAACAAGGCTTTTGACAGTCGTTTTTCACTTTAGTTTTTGTTGCGGCGGCGATTGCGCAGGAATGCTGGAATATCCAGATTATCCAGGTTGCCCATGGAGAAGAAGGATTTGTCTTCCTCTTCTTCCTTCGCTCGGCTGTTATTCGTATTGGAAACTGGTGTCGGACGATTGCCAGGCGTATTGACCGCCTGTTGTTGACGGCGAGGGGCTTCCGGAGCCCGTTGAGCATGCTCAAAGCCTGTGGCAATAACTGTCACGACCAATTCATTCTTTAATTCCTCGTTAATCACAGCACCGAAAATCATATTCACATCTGGGTCCGATGCGGAAGCCACGATGTCTGCTGCTTCGTTTACTTCGTACAAGCTCAGGTTGGTACCGCCTGTAATGTTCATGAGAACACCGCGTGCACCATCAATGGAAGTCTCGAGAAGTGGGCTGGAAATAGCACGGCGAGCAGCTTCAGCCGCACGATTCTCTCCGCTGCTTACACCGATTCCCATGAGAGCGGAACCACGCTCAGTCATGATCGTCTTCACGTCAGCGAAGTCCAGGTTGATCAAGCCAGGTGTTGCAATCAAATCGGAAATACCTTGAACCCCTTGACGAAGAACGTTGTCTACTTCGCGGAATGCTTCGAGCATTGGCGTATTCTTATCAACGATTTCCAAAAGACGATCGTTAGGAATCACGATCAGTGTATCTACTTTTTCTTTCAAAGCAGAAATACCGATTTCACCGTGCTGGGAACGTCTGCGACCTTCAAAGGAGAACGGACGGGTTACTACACCAACTGTAAGAGCACCCATCTCCTTGGCGATCTCTGCAACAACAGGTGCTGCCCCTGTACCCGTACCACCGCCCATACCAGCCGTTACGAATACCATATCAGCTCCACGCAGAGCGTTCTCAATCAAATCACGACTTTCTTCCGCTGCTTTTTTACCGATCTCAGGATTCGCACCTGCTCCCAATCCACGTGTCAGCTTTTCACCAATTTGCAGCTTCATATCGGCATTAGAGAGTTGGAGTGCTTGCGCGTCAGTGTTCAAGGTGATGAACTCTACACCTTTCAACCCTCCTGCGATCATGCGGTTTACTGCGTTACTACCGCCGCCGCCGCAACCAATAACTTTAATTCGTGCAAAGGATTCCATATCCATATCAAATTCCAGCATATTGCTAGTCCTCCCCAATTCAACATAAGAAAACTTCGTGGCTACAGAAGCCTGTCAACTAAACACAATGGAACGAATCGAAACCCGTCTTCGTCATTGTAGTTAAGCTCGATAAAGCGAACTCCATTAAATAAATTCGCTAAACCAGTTTTTTACTTTTTCCATCAAACCGCCGCCTTCTGCTTTTGGCTTAGACGAAACAGTTTGCTTCTGAGTGCCCTTGAATGAGGGGGTGACGCGAATGCTGCGGCGCTCCATCAACTGCAAGGCATATTGAATCAAACCTACCCCGGTGGTGTAGGCAGGATCTCGCACTCCGATGTAATCAGGAATCGCAATTCGAACAGGTGCGTCCAATTCTTCTTTTGCCAATTCCAACATGCCCGGCATAGCTACGGTACCACCCGTAAGAACATAGCCACCTGCAATTTCGTCGCGATAGCCCAATTTGTATACAGCATCCTCGACTAATTGGAATATTTCCGCAGCGCGCGGCTCGATAATATTGGCCAAATCCACTTGCGTAAATTGTTTTTCGACTTCACTGCCAATCCGGTTCACCTTGAACTTCACATCTTCGGATGCTTCGTCAATAAGGGCACAGCCGTTTTTGGTTTTCACACGATCTGCCACATCTGTATGCGTTCGCAGTCCGAGTGAAATATCGCTCGTAATGTGGTCGCCACCGATGCCGATCACGGTGGTCGCTGCCAGTTTCCCCTGCTCGAATACACCGATCGTGGTAGAACCCGCACCGATGTCGACAAGAACGACACCCATATTTTTGTCATCTTTGGATAGAGCAACAGTGCTAGCCGCAAGCGGTTGCAAGAATATTCCAGCTACACGCAGATTGGTTCGTTGAGCACAGCGAACGATGTTATGTACGACCGTTTTCAACCCGGTCACAATGGTCCCTTCCATTTCCAGTCGGACACCAATCATCCCACGCGGGTCCTTAATACTCCCTTGTCCATCAACGATGTACTCCTTTGGGACTACCTCGATGATTTCACGGTCTGGAGGAATAGCCACGACCTTCGCTGCCTGAATTACGCGTTGAATATCTTCTTCTCGTATCTCACGGTCTTCGCTGGATACAGCGACAACCCCTTGGGTTTCATGCAGATCGATATGGTTTCCAGTGATCCCTACATACACTTCTTCGATTGAAACGCCAACCATGCGCTCTGCATGATCAACCGCTTCCCGGATGGCATGCACGGTTTGGTCGATGTCTACAATCACGCCCTTCTTGATGCCTTCTGAGTGTGATTGTCCGACGCCGATGATGTTGATGGAACCATTGTTGATCTCGCCAATCATGACGCGTACTTTGGATGTTCCAATGTCTAGGCTGACTATGAATTCATTGCTTACCAAACCTGTGACACCTCCCCTGCTACGTCTTTTTTCTTGCTAAAGTGAGAACACCTGCATAAATTATTCCACACAGGACTACCATTCCCTTTTTTTCTTATTGATTTTTTGTAAAAAAATGACCATCTTCCCATTTTTCTTCGCGCTATTCTTGCTGATTGATCCATTTGGATAGAACAATTCTCCTAATGACAGCGAGATTGTTGAACAACCGGACCCCGAAAGCCACGATCGCAGCCAAATACAGATCAATCCCCAAGAACCCTCCAATGAAGGCCAAGCCTGCTGCAAAAAGTGTGTTGAAAAAGAATCCAGACATGAAAATACGAACGTTAAAAGTACGCTCTAAAAACGAACGAATCCCCCCAAAGATCGTATCCAATCCAGCCAAGAGGGCTATTGATAGATAGCTGCTATACTCCTGGGGCACACGCCAATCCAGCAGGAAGCCGACAACAAGACCGACAATCAGTCCGATAAGCGGGAGCCACATGGTTACGAATCTCCTTTTTGTTTCACAGGTTTCATAAATTGAATGACACGTGTTTCGTTATTCGCTGAAATCATCAGCTTGTCCCGTTTTTCTGCCAGCACCTTTTTATTCGCCAGCTGGAAGTTCTCCTCTACACCCTCCAGCTTCAATGCGGACAACAATACTTCAGGCTCCCCCAATGCTTTTATCTCATACGGAGCCCTGATCGTCCTGGTATCGATTTGGATGACGTCTCCCACATTGCGGATTGCAGTGGTAGCAATCAGTCGATGGCCATTAATGGAAACAGCTTGTGCTCCGTTTGCAAACAGGATATTTACCAACCAGCGCAAATCTTCATCGTCAATCGTATAGTCTCCTACAACAGGCACAGGCATATGTTCATCCAAAACTGGTTCTTCAGGCGTAGGGGCATCGACAACATCAATAACAATGCCTTCTCCCTCCATCCCTACCATACCAGCCATCCGGCGAGTCCGTGCCAACTCCTCTTTCATAACGGAGATACTTTCATCTTCACTGAGGGAGGTTTCGTATTGGTAGTACAGCTGATTATACTTTGAAATGTCTGCAAGCAGGTTTTTGTGTTTCTCCAGTTCTTTTTGCAACGTGGTCCGAAGTTCCGCGATGCTGCGAGACTCTTTATGCACAGGATGAAGACTGCTTCGTAATTGCACAGTCAACATCACACCTATGATAGCACTAATGATGGCAAGAATAAATGTGATTTTACGGCTTTTTTGTAACATAGGTAAACGCATCCTTTTATTTAGGAGTGTTTCGTTTTCGCGTCACCAACAAAGGCAGGCAGTTCAACCTTCTCTTTTTTGGCTACGCTTATTTGGACAAAGTCTTGCAAGGAGTGCAAAACACCTCCCGGCAAGTTCAAAGCACTGTCTAGTGTGTCGGGATTCCCTATCGCTGTTACTACGAATGGAGCGGCCGACTTGATGCCGTTTACGATGATCGTAGGTCCAATGCAACGAATTTCGGAATTGCTCACCACACGCTGCCCATTAATGCTGATGGCCTCTGCTCCTGCTGCACGCAGTTCATTGACGACCAGACGTACATCCTGCTCATGCACGATGTAGTTCGCGATGTCTGCGCTGTTCGCTGCATTCTGGCTATCCTGCATCGTTATGACGATACCCGGTCCTTCGACAGCGACTACCCCTGCCAACATCCGCGCTGCATCCAGTTGACTGAGTGTATCAGCAGCCTCCGATTTGCGCTCCGCCATCGCCTCTTCCACTTTTCCCACCTGACGCTGCAAATCGAGCAGTTGACTTTCCAGATGCCGATTTTGCTCCTTCTCAGCCAAAATCCGATCATTCAATTGCGTTTCCTGTTGGAACAGCTGATCATTCATCCGTTCTTTGCGCGTAAGCTTGTTCGTTTCGAAGGAAGTGGCCACTAGAAAGCCGGTAGAAAACGTCACGATGGTTAAATACAAATGAAATTTGCGACGACGACTCATTGTCTACTTTCCCCTTTTTCATTTACTGCTGTGGCTGTTCTTGCCCTTCCTGTATCGGAATAGCCCCTTGAGCCCCGTAAGGAATAAACCACGGCTGCTCAAACAAGGAGAGCACCCCTTTTGTATCTGGCGGCAATTCTTTCACGATTGCCGGGTACCAGTTCATCATCTTGTCCAGCTTGTAGATGACGCTTCTTACTTCATTCCCATCGCGCATGTACAGTGTTACGCGTTGTTTGTCGTAAACCGTTGGCGTCAGTGTAATATCCGAAATCTCCGCGAGTACATCTGGTGATAATTTCGATAACGACTTGGCAAGATGGGGAAGGAGCTCAGGTGAGGCCCAGGAGCTAATCAATGGCCTGTCCACTACACGCTTGGCGAAATTAACCTGTTTGAGCACATAGCCATTGTCCAGTAAGGCATAGCGGCTTCCGTCCTGCCCACTCCAAAAAGCGACGCGCTTTTGTTCGGTGATATGTAGCGTGATCAATCCGGGAAAAGAGCGGCTCACCGTCACATCTTTAATGGCCTCTAATGGTTTCAAGTTATTTCGTACACTGTTCTCCCATACGTTTAGAAACTGCATGTCCTTCACTAAGCCGGATTGAGCAACGATTTGCTCCGTCGTATAAATATCATTGCCAGTCACTCGAATCTCTTGCACCTTACTGTAAGGAGAACGGATAAAAACGATGATGAGAATGGTAAGAAAAAACAATACCAGCAAAAAGACCAGCTTGCGGTTGCCCCTTCTTCTGGGGCGTTGTTGCTTGACTTGCGGAATGCGTTCCTCATATACCGCCATGGCCGTACCCTTCCTCTTGTTTTTTAGGCTCATTGCCCAGAGCAAAGTAAATTACTGGATGTCTTTCGAATAAATGTCATTGAACAAAACAGGGAAAGCGGCATAACATTATGCCGCCCACTCTCCCTCGGTTACATCGATACTCGTGATATATCGGCTCCTAATTGACGCAACTGCTCTTCCAGCCGATCGTATCCACGATCGATATGATGGATCTGGTTCACCGTGGTAATACCTTCTGCAGCAAGCCCTGCGAGGACTAAGGCAGCACCTGCTCGAAGATCAGTAGCTTCGACATTCGTAGCGGTCAATTTGTTGACACCCCGAATAATTGCGGAGCCAAGATCTACGTATATAGAGGCGCCCATTCGCGCCAATTCATTCACATGTTTGAATCTTCCTTCAAAAATGGTCTCTTTGATGACACTTGTTCCCCTTGCCTGTGACAGAAACACCATCAGCTGCGCCTGCAAATCAGTCGGAAACCCAGGATACGGCGAGGTAATGATCCGGTCGTAGGCACGTGGACGGGACGTGCTTTTGATTTCCATTATATCATGGCGGGTCTTGATTTCAACACCGCAGCTACGGGCGACCTCAATCAATGCCATCAATTGCTCAGGCAATGTATTGGTCAATTCGATATGTCCCTGTGAAATACCGACAGCCAACAGATAGGTTCCTGTCACAATCCTGTCCGGTATGATCCGGTAACTGACGGAACGCAAACGAGGTACACCACTGATCTCAATCGTATCGGTGCCTGCCCCTCTAATTCGCGCTCCCATTGCATTCAGGAAATTCTGGAGGTCGATGATTTCCGGTTCTCGTGCTGCATTACAAATTCGAGTTGTGCCTTTTGCCAGCACAGCCGCCATCATGATATTTTCCGTCGCGCCCACACTGGGAAAGGAAAGAAAGATATTGGACCCACGCAATTGTTTGGCCCGAAATGTAATGTAGCCTTCCGATTCTTCGATTTTGGCTCCCAGCGCAGTCAATCCAGCCAAATGCAAGTCAATCCTGCGCTCTCCAATGTCACATCCACCTGGTCTGGAAATCGTGACCTCACCCAGCCGTGCGAGGAGTGGTCCCGCCAAAAAAATCGAAGATCGCATTTGGCTCATTAAATCATCCGGCACCTGCGGGACACAGACAGACGTTGTATCCAGATCGACACATCCGTCCTCATGCTTCGTATTCGCCCCAAGCAACGTCAAGATTTCGAGCATGACTTTAATGTCTTTTAGATGGGGGACGTCATAGATATAGAATTGCCCTTCCGCGAGCACTGCAGCGGCAAGAATGGGAAGAGCAGCGTTCTTAGCACCTTGGATCCGAAGCGAACCGGACAGAGGTCTTCCGCCTTCGATCGCAAAAGTCTCCAAACTTTCACCTCCGTGTTACCCCTCGCCCACCACCAGGACTTCCGGATGCAGGTCTATCCCATTTTTCTCGAGAATGGTGCTCCGAACATGATTAATCAAGGTGAGGACGTCGGCAGCCGTTGCTCCTCCGCAATTCACGATGAAGTTGGAGTGTTTTTCTGAAACCTGAGCTCCTCCGATCTGATAGCCCTTCAGCCCAGCTGCTTCAATCAGGCGACCTGCGTGGTCATTCGGCGGATTTCGGAACACACTGCCAGCACACGGCATCTGCAGCGGCTGCGTATTGCGCCGTCGTTCCTTATTGGCAGCGAGTGTGGCGGCAATCTCCTTGCGGTCGCCCGTCCTCAATTGAAAACGGGCCTCTAGCACGATCCCTTTTTGCTTTTGCAAAAGAGAAGTCCGATAGCTAAAGCTCAGTTCTTCGTTACTCAACACTTTACTTTCGCCGTTTTCGAAAAGGATCTCGGCATCAATAAGAATACGTGAAAGATCAGATCCGTGTGCCCCCGCATTCATATAGACGGCGCCGCCTACCGTACCAGGAATCCCTCCTGCAAACTCCATACCTGTTAATCCCATCTTGCCTGTCTCCACCGCCAGGCGGATCATGGAATATCCGGCACCCACACACACCTCTTCGCCCCTGAACTCACAGTGGCTCAAGCCCTCGGCCACCTTAAGCACGGCTCCACGTATCCCTCTGTCCCTCACCAGAAGGTTTGAACCGCGCCCGATTACACTCCAAGGAATTTCATGACGATGGATGATCTGCAAGGCTTTTTGCAAGGATGCTTTATCCTTGGGTTGGATTAACAAATCAGCAGGACCCCCGATCCGCCACGTTGTATGATTAGCAAGGGGTTCATCGGTCCACACTTTGTCAATTCCTGCTTGCATGAGTTCATCTGCGATTTTTTTCATTTGTGAACCTCCTGATACGTTTGCTAGGTCGGACCTAGTCTTCTCACGTGTTTGCTCCATACTATGCGTTCGCCCAGATCGGCGTGACAATCGCCTATCTGATCATTTTTTTCGTGTAATCGCCTCTAATTGACGGACAATCTCCGTAGCTGCTTGCGGCATCCCCAAGGAAAGAGAACTATTTTTCATCTCTTCCCATTTTGCTGGATTGGCAAGAATATTTTCCAAGGAAAGTAGCAAGCTCTCTCCGGTAAGTTCCCGCTCTACGATAACATGAGCTGCCCCTGCCCGCTCCAATCCCCTTGCATTTTTCTCTTGATGATTGTTCGTGACATACGGGGACGGAATCAAGATCGAAGGCACACCTAGTGCCGTAATTTCTGCCAAGGTAGATGCCCCTGCGCGACCAACCAATACATAGGTCGCTGCCAAAACATCCGGCATATTATGGACGAACGGAAGCACAGAAATGTTACTTGGAAGTGTTGCCAATTCTCTAAGCTGTGCCGAAATTGTTTCATAATGAACGTCGCCCGTCACATATACAAAATGAGAATCGGCATATTTGCCCAACTGCGTAACAACCGAAAGCACCGCCTCATTGATTGCGCGGGCTCCCCTGCTGCCACCAAAGATCAGCACGATTTTTTTGCTATTGTCCACACCCAAAAAGCTACGCCCCGCCTCTGCATTACCATGCATGACTTCCGTTGCACGCGGATTTCCGGTCAGTACCGTTTTAGACGGGGGAAAATGGGCAAGCGATTCTTTGAACGAAACAGCCACCCGTGTAGCTGAGCGAGAAAGAAACTTGTTGGTCAAGCCTGGCACTACGTTTTGCTCATGGATCAGCGTTGGAATCCCCAAGCGAGAAGCTGCATATACGACTGGGCCACACACGTAGCCACCTGTACCAATTACGACATCCGGTTTGAATTCGCGCAGCATTTTCTTGGCATCACCAACAGCCCGGACGAATTTCCACAAGGTCTTC
This genomic stretch from Brevibacillus brevis harbors:
- the murG gene encoding undecaprenyldiphospho-muramoylpentapeptide beta-N-acetylglucosaminyltransferase, with the translated sequence MRVVLTGGGTGGHIYPALAVAREVSRQNPQAAFLYIGSKKGLEAGLVPRSNIPFQSVEISGLKRKLSLDNLKTLWKFVRAVGDAKKMLREFKPDVVIGTGGYVCGPVVYAASRLGIPTLIHEQNVVPGLTNKFLSRSATRVAVSFKESLAHFPPSKTVLTGNPRATEVMHGNAEAGRSFLGVDNSKKIVLIFGGSRGARAINEAVLSVVTQLGKYADSHFVYVTGDVHYETISAQLRELATLPSNISVLPFVHNMPDVLAATYVLVGRAGASTLAEITALGVPSILIPSPYVTNNHQEKNARGLERAGAAHVIVERELTGESLLLSLENILANPAKWEEMKNSSLSLGMPQAATEIVRQLEAITRKK